One Oncorhynchus mykiss isolate Arlee chromosome 9, USDA_OmykA_1.1, whole genome shotgun sequence genomic window, aagagtatagactatagatatatatagacatagaagagatggacagagggaagagaagagtatAGACTACAGCTATATATAGACAtagaagagatggacagagagggaagagaagagactatagatatatatagacatagaagagatggatagagaggggagagtagactatagatatatatagacatAGAAGAGAAAAGTATTACAATTGTAAGTGTACATATGTTGACATGTAACCATGACAACCCTCATTACCATTACAACCCTCACTACCATTACAACCCTCATTACCATTACAACCCTCATTACCATTACAACCCTCATTACCATTACAACCCTCATTACCAGTATAACCCTCATTACCATTACAACCCTCACTACCATTATAACCCTCATTACCATTACAACCCTCATTACATTACAACCCTCATTACATTACAACCCTCACTACCAATACAACCCTCATTACCATTACAACCCTCATTACCAATTTAACCCTGATAATCATTACTCTAACAGtaatgatagtttgttgatatgGTGAGAGCATCTGTACCCAGATCATCCAAAGAACCTTCCAGAACTATTTCTCATGGAATTGTAAAGATTCCTCACTACGGAATAAATTCTTCCAACTAGGTTAGGAGGAAGTGGTAGGTTTAGTAACTCTTGGACAATCTCTTGGGAACACCTTGACAGGACTTCCTTTACCTTGGTAATGTTTGTTCAACTTCTCTTCGAGTGCTCCCAAGGTTTGTTGATCCaatgccccctcccccccctcgtTCTCCCCCCAGTATGCTCCAGCCATCCACTTCTTGTTCTTCTTGTACTTCTTGTTTTCACAGCAGAAGGCTGTCCACATGAGATACGGGATGTTCACTCGTTGGttcagtttgttgttgttgttgttgggaaCTGCTCCAGTCACCACATAGGCTTTTATCTGGTCCTTAGCATCCTTACAGTTCTTCACAAGAGTTCCTCTGACATTTCTCTCCATTTCATTCCAGCTGCCATCGTTGAAGGTGATGTCCTGGGGAACGATGTTGGTCAGGGTAAAGGTGGACTCCTGAGTTTCAAGGTCATGAGCATGTGAACTTGGGAAGAGGTGACCTCTGTTCACCCTTTTATTTTGTGAGTATTTATAGTCCTTTTGCTCAGCCTGGTGTTCGTAACGGCGTCCATCTTGTATCCGCATTTCAGCGCTGTTGACCCCGTCGAGCTGCAGGAAACAATCCTTCATTCACAAGTTCTCTGTACAATAACCCCTCTCACAATCAAGTCTCCCTCCATAGTGGTGGTTCTATATTCTGTAACAGAACTGTCTGTGATATACAGCAGTAAACAAATACACATGTTGTGTTACATGACAAAACATTAGTCCTACCTGGGGCTCCATCATCCAGCGTTCATCTGGTCTACCCGGTATACAACCAGTGAAGGTGTAGGCTGAGAACACAGGGATCTTGTTGGTCGTGTCGTAGAGAGTTGCAAACCTGTAGGTGTTCTTGTGCTTCTGGCAAATCGGCTTGTACCGGCCCTCGTTCTTGACTATCCCATCATACAAAATACCTGGGAGATTTGGAGTTGTCCCCTCCAGGAAGAACTTCTGGCACTGTGGAACATCGCTGAACTTCTTCACTACATGAGAGAGAgcaacaggaaggagagagaggaggaggagagtagtgaGATTATTCAATACCCCCATCATCACCTGAAGACTGTACACCACAGAGACAAAGATGAAGTTACAGAGACCAGTTGGTAGACTGGAGACTGTTGAGCTGAGTCAGGACAGACTGATTTAAATAGTTATTACAGAGACTCCTCCTTCAGATGTCAAGACAGATAGGGCTGATTTGCATAAACCCCTCTGTATGTTTCCATGGAAACTGCTGTAACAATTAACATGTGAATCACCTACTGTAGTTTCTGACTcgtatggacccagaacttaatcACACAAGATTATAGTTCTGGGTTAATGAGATTATAGTTCTGGGTTAATGAGATTATAGTTCTGGGTTAATGAGATTATAGTTCTGGGTTAATGAGATTATAGTTCTGGGTTAATGAGATTATAGTTCTGGGTTAATGAGATTATAGTTCTGGGTTAATGAGATTAGACTGCTCTAAATAGTGACTGCATCCACACTTTGGTTCTGGTAGAAAAACATTTTACGATAAAAACATGACTTTACTCAGCATAGAGTCTGTCAGAAGATACACATCACACTATTACCACAGTGGGACTGTTCTGGAATTACGGTTGCTGAGTTCACATTCAGTAATATCCCACAAGGCTTAGCGTCTCTGACTCAAAAACGGTTGCTACATctgaatgaaatggaggaagatgtgtcctactgaatgaaatggaggaagatgtgtcctactgaatgaaatggaggaagatgtgtccaactgaatgaaatggaggaagatgtgtccaactgaatgaaatggaggaagatgtgtccatCTGAATGAAGTGTAGGAAGATGTGTCCAAATGAATGAAATAAAGGAAGATGTGTCCAactgaatgaaatggaggaagatttgtccaactgaatgaaacagaggaagatgtgtccaactgaatgaaacggaggaagatgtgtccaactgaatgaaacggaggaagatgtgtccaactgaatgaaatggaggaagatgtgtccatCTGAATGAAGTGTAGGAAGATGTGTCCAACTGAATGAAATAAAGGAAGATGTGTCCAACTGAATGAAACGGAGGAAGATGTGTCCAACTGAATGAAACGGAGGAAGATGTGTCCAactgaatgaaatggaggaagatgtgtccaactgaatgaaacggaggaagatgtgtccaactgaatgaaacggaggaagatgtgtccaactgaatgaaacggaggaagatgtgtccaactgaatgaaacggaggaagatgtgtcctactgaatgaaacagatgaagatgtgtccaactgaatgaaatggaggaagatgtgtccaaCTGAATGAAATAGAGGAAGATGTGTCCAACTTGGTGTATTCTCTATCTATAGTCTGACCACTGCTGAGTGTATTACCAGTAACTGAAGTAGTTCACAGTAAGAGTTGACACAAGGCTGTGTATGTAGAGTTAGAAAATGTGGTCAGAGCAGCACTGGACTGGTTAACACCTCTGATTGGTCACACCAGTCCCAGGAAGTAGGACGACAGTAGGTTTATATTTGATTGGTCACACCAGTCCCAGGAAGTAGGACGACAGTAGGTTTATATCTGATTGGTCACACCAGTCCCAGGAAGTAGGTCGACAGTAGGTTTATATCTGATCACCACACCAGTCCCAGGAAGTAGGACGACAGTAGGTTTATATCTGATTGGTCACACCAGTCCCAGGAAGTAGGTCGACAGTAGGTTTATATCTGATCACCACACCAGTCCCAGGAAGTAGGACGACAGTAGGTTTATATCTGATTGGTCACACCAGTCCCAGGAAGTAGGACGACAGTAGGTTTATATCTGATCACCACACCAGTCCCAGGAAGTAGGACGACAGTAGGTTTATATCTGATTGGTCACACCAGTCCCAGGAAGTAGGACGACAGTAGGTTTATATCTGATTGGTCACACCAGTCCCAGGAAGTAGGACGACAGTAGGTTTATATCTGATTGGTCACACCAGTCCCAGGAAGTAGGACGACAGTAGGTTTATATCTGATTGGTCACACCAGTCCCAGGAAGTAGGTCGACAGTAGGTTTATATCTGATTGGTCACACCAGTCCCAGGAAGTAGGACGACAGTAGGTTTATATCTGATTGGTCACACCAGTCCCAGGAAGTAGGTCGACAGTAGGTTTATATCTGATTGGTCACACCAGTCCCAGGAAGTAGGACGACAGTAGGTTTATATCTGATTGGTCACACCAGTCCCAGGAAGTAGGACGACAGTAGGTTTATATCTGATCACCACACCAGTCCCAGGAAGTAGGACGACAGTAGGTTTATATCTGATTGGTCACACCAGTCCCAGGAAGTAGGACGACAGTAGGTTTATATCTGATCACCACACCAGTCCCAGGAAGTAGGACGACAGTAGGTTTATATCTGATTGGTCACACCAGTCCCAGGAAGTAGGTCGACAGTAGGTTTATGTTTGATTGGTCACACCAGTCCCAGGAAGTAGGACGACAGTAGGTTTATATCTGATTGGTCACACCAGTCCCAGGAAGTAGGACGACAGTAGGTTTATATCTGATTGGTCACACCAGTCCCAGGAAGTAGGTCGACAGTAGGTTTATATCTGATTGTTCACACCAGTCCCAGGAAGTAGGACGACAGTAGGTTTATGTTTGATTGGTCACACCAGTCCCAGGAAGTAGGACGACAGTAGGTTTATATCTGATTGGTCACACCAGTCCCAGGAAGTAGGACGACAGTAGGTTTATATCTGATTGGTCACACCAGTCCCAGGAAGTAGGACGACAGTAGGTTTATATCTGATTGGTCACACCAGTTCTAGTTCATATTCCCTTTCCTGAAGAATTGTATTTCCTGACAATAATATTTTGACGGTCATTTCAGTTACTGATAAATCTATAGATTTTTGAAGAATACAGCTGTCTCAGAACCATGTCTCCATCCctatctccctcttccccccttctcccactcctctctagcCCATATctatcatccatctctctccctcaactcctctctccccccttatctatcatccatctctctctcactcccttctcccactcctctctagcCCCTatctatcatccatccatctctctccctcttccccccttcccccacttctctctatcctccgtctccctcttccccccttctcccactcctctctagaCCCTATCTATCCTCCGTCTcactcttccccccttctcccactcctctctagcccctatcatccatctctctcccctcttatctatcctccgtctctctcttccccccttctcccactcctctctagcCCCTAtctatcctccatctctctcaactCCTCTCTAGCCCctatcatccatctctctcccccttatctatcctccatctctctcaactcctctctccctcttatctatcctccatctctctcaactcctctctccctcttatctatcctccatctctcaactcctctctccctcttatctatCCTCCGTCTCTCTtccaccttctctctcctttttatTCCTTCATTACTGATTTGCAGGTAGAAAAGGTTACATgtataacacactattacaacaGTGGGATTGTTCTGGAATTATTGTTGCTGAGATCACATTCATTAATATCACTAACCAGAACTCAGTTTTCATTACTGGAAACCAGAAGATATGAATAGTGGTTTCATTTATTGGTGTTGTTTATGTTGATGTATTGTGGTCTGAACACTGCTGAGTTTATATCCAGTATCTGAAGTAGTTCACAGTAAGAGCTGACACAAGGCTGTGTATGTAGAGTTAGAAAATGTGTTTCCTAACAACACTGTGGTCAGAGCAGCACTGGGCTGTTTAACACCTCAGACTCAGCAGCTGTAGATTCTTCAGTTGAAGAGGCCTTTTCTCAGTGAGAGTAGAGGAGACTGGGGAACAAACTAACACTTTTAGACTTTAGTTTATTATGAAAATATTATTTATGTTAAATTAATATTTTAATACAAACATCATATCTCAGCTACCATTACACAGTTAGTATGTTCCCAGGACGTACCAGTCATTTACAATTCAACCAAGTGGTGGAAATTAGATTAG contains:
- the LOC110515555 gene encoding endonuclease domain-containing 1 protein-like; this translates as MMGVLNNLTTLLLLSLLPVALSHVVKKFSDVPQCQKFFLEGTTPNLPGILYDGIVKNEGRYKPICQKHKNTYRFATLYDTTNKIPVFSAYTFTGCIPGRPDERWMMEPQLDGVNSAEMRIQDGRRYEHQAEQKDYKYSQNKRVNRGHLFPSSHAHDLETQESTFTLTNIVPQDITFNDGSWNEMERNVRGTLVKNCKDAKDQIKAYVVTGAVPNNNNNKLNQRVNIPYLMWTAFCCENKKYKKNKKWMAGAYWGENEGGEGALDQQTLGALEEKLNKHYQGKGSPVKVFPRDCPRVTKPTTSS